In Aulosira sp. FACHB-615, the DNA window CGCAGTCTCAGCAGGATGTGGATATTGAAACCAAACTGTATGCAGGTAAAGTTGTTTTCCTGTTAAGAATTTTGTGGCAGTTAACAGTGATGTAAAAGTACTTTCAATGGCATATTGCGGCTGTTCTAACAAGTAATTTTTTAAATCTTGTACAATGTCGCAGTCACAAAATACCAAACCATCAGCAACCGTAAAATGAATATATGCTCCCTGGCTGAATAGACGTGTGTAGCGAGAAAATTTTTCTAAAGCTTCTCCAAAGGTCTGACAGTTGACGAGTACATAACCCAGAATCCCAAAAGTTGCCAAATTAAAGGCTTCACCTAGATGTAAAGCAAAGTTTTCATCACCAGTACGCTTGATAACCTCTCGCCATAAAGCACTGTGCAAGCTTCCTGTAATTTGTTGGTCTGGCATTTTCAGCAAAATCGGGTCAATTCCTACATCTTTACACAAGCTATCTGCATCAATTCCATATTTCGCGGCGGCAAACTGCACAATACCTCGCGTCAGGTAAACAGAAAAAGTTGCTTCCTTCATGGGTGTAGGAGGTGACAGGGAACAGGTGGCAGGTGACAGGTGACAGAGTTGAAAGTTTTGTAGTGTCGTGCTGTTGGTACAGATAACAAAAATGGCGCGATTGGTCAATTTCTTGGCGGGACTTGTCAATTCAGAATTGGGGAGAAAATTTATTGTTGAAGTGTAGTCAAACCGCACCACACAAGGAGTTATACACATGAATACATCAATCTTAACTACACAACAACAGCCAGAAGTAATTGTAAATCCTGTGACTGGCGATCGCATGACTATCTTAGAAACGGGTGCAGCATATAGCAAAATCCGCTTTGATTTACCGCCAAAAGCTAAAGGTAGTCCACTGCACTACCACACCAAAATGAGCGAAACCTTTACTGTTCTCCAGGGTTGTCTAGAAATGGAGTTTGGACACAAGGGAAATCGCCGGACGCTGTATGCTGGAGAAAGTCTGCACGTTCCCGCAGGTGTGCATCACAGTTTCCATAATCCTTCTGATGATTGGGTGGCGTTTACCAGCGAAAATAAACCTGCGGCCGGATTTGAGCAGTTTATCCGGTCAATGTATGGTTTAGCAATTGATGGCAAAGTGAACCACGAAGGAATGCCGACTAATTTACTGTACTTTGCCTTATTGCTGAAAAAAGCTGATATAGTTCTCGTCGGTATTCCGCGAGTGGTGCAAACACTTTTGGTTGGTGTGTTGGTACGCCTTGGTGATTTGATCAGCGTCGAGCGATCGCTTGTGAAATACTGGCATAAATGAAGCGTTGATTAATGGTAGAGGAATTACTGATACAAATCACTTCCTCTCGCCGAGCGACTTGTACTGAGCGTAGTCGAGGTAATACCAATTTGAAAAATGATTGCGACAAATGGGTTACTGAAAAGCTCACCAGTAAGCAATTTCCCAATCCAAAATCCAAAATCTAAAATCCAAAATGGTATAAGTTGAGGCGCTGCTTGCATACATATATAATATTTGACGTGAAATGGTATCCAATGTAGAGCTTCTGTCAGTTCAAGCTAACTTTTTGCTTGTTGATGTTGTAGTAAAGCCTGATTAATATGATGCAGTAAATCTTCCATTGAGATGGAACGAGGTAAGATTTCTGTAGCGATCGCTCTGAGAGATTGATCTACATGATCTCGGTTGCTATGTTTGTTCTGCTTGATTTCTGCGGGAAAATTCCCTGGCTCACGCTGAGAACGTTGATCAAGTACTAAAATCGGTGGTAAATTTACCGTCACAAATTTTAATGCTTTCAATGCTTTTAAGACATCCTGGTGAATTGGCGCTTCTCCCAAGCAAATGAGCAATAAGTCAACGCTATTGTGGCGAATTTGTTGGTTAACTTCTGCCCAACAGCGCCCAATAGCTGCTTTTAAACCTGCTGTTTGCAGATACTGAATCAAAGCTTGAAACCATTCTGAGCCTCTTTCGCTCGTCACATGATTAGTAGCAGCATTTTTCAAGGTGCGATCGTGTCTCACCTGTTTCCGCCTGATCTGGGGTAAATCATGGAGTGTGGTCAAATCCACGACTAAAATACTTGGTGGACAGCAAATACCAGAGGCAATTTGTAATACTGACAACAACGGATCAAGTTTGTCTAAGCGACTGTGATTGTTTTTCCCAAAAGGTGTTAAGCAGGGAAATACAGACAGTCCAGGTATCTGGGAAGCTGCCAAGCTAGTAGCCACATCACAAGTCACCAACGGCAGAGCGATTAAACGCGGGTGCTGTGTTAATTGTTGTAAATAACTTTGGGCTAAGGAACCTTCTATATCTAATAAGATGACATCAAATTGCCACACCCTAGCCAAGAGTTCTGCTTGATCTAAGTTATCCACTTCTATGACCCGATGCTCACGCAATGAGGGGTGGGGGTTAATCGATGTTAATTCTGGATCAACCAATCTCAAAATTCGTAATGGTTGATTATTGGTAGTTGTGGGAGTTCTCCCAACCTCGGAAGTGGGAATTGAGGGTTTAGCACACAACTTGTCTAGCAGGGGTGCTAAAGCTTGATTTTCTATGGGTAAGCTTAAAAAACCTTCTGCTTGATTGGCAAATGCTTGCTCTTTTTCTGCACCGGTGGCGGTAATAATGATGGGGATGTGTCTTGTGGCTAAGTCAGATTTGACCAATGTCAGCACATCCCACCCGGAAAGTAATGGTAATAAAGGATTTAAAAATATCGCTTGGGGTTGTAAGCGTCGGGCTTTTTCGACGGCTTCTGTGCCGGAACGGGCGATAATGACTCGATAACCCAAACCTTTGAGTTTTTCTGCCAAATCTTCTATATATCGAGCCACAGCTTCAACTATCAGCACTAATCTTTGAGAGCAACCAGGGAGATGTTGATTACTGTTACTTGGGGAAGTCACCGCCAGGGGAACTTTTTGGGTACCCAGATTTTGTTGGGTTCTATCTTCTTGATTGCTAATTTCTGGATCAGTAAAACCTGTGGTTGGGGGACTAGGGGGTAATAAGAGTGTAAATTGACTGCCTTTGCCTTCTTGAGACAAAAAGCTGACATCGCCGCCATGTAAGCGGGCTAAAGCTCTGGTTAATACCAGTCCCAAACCAGTTCCTTCAAATTGTCTGGTCAGGGGATTTTCCAGTTGTTGAAATTTCTGAAAAATTAAATGTTGCTGGTGTTCGGGGATACCTATGCCTGTATCCCAAATTGTAAAAGCAATCCAGCCTTCCCAACGACTGACGCGCAGACCAATTTCGCCAGATATTTCGGTGAATTTAAAAGCGTTAGACAACAAATGTACTAACATCTGGCGCAGGCGCAATTCATCCGCCACCATCTGTTCTAAGCCTTGTTCAATGGCTAAGGTAAATTTCGGTACTGGGGGGCTGATATGGGCTGGGTTACTGGGGACAGTTTTGCTGCTTTGAGTGTGGATGGCGGTGACTTCGGCCAGGGCGCGATCGCACACAGCCTGTACATTCACTGGTGCGAGGGTTAACTCCATCTGCCCAGTTTCCATCCGGGTCAAGTCTAAAATGTCGTTGACCACACTCATTAAATGACGACCGCTTTGATGAATTAGTCCGGCGTAACGGGCTTGTCGTTCGTTTAATTCCCCTAATTGTTGGTCTACCAGTAACCGTGATAATCCTAAAACTGCCGTTAGAGGTGTTTTCAGTTCATGACTAATACAAGCTAAAAATTCATCTTTTAACCGATTCAATTGAATCAAGTCGGCATTTTTAGCGGCGAGTTCTTTACATAATTGTTGCTGTTCGGTGACATCAGTCCCTAAAACCAACCACAAATGATGATGATTTTCGGCGGCTACTTCTTCTAAAACTCGTAAATCTGGGCTATCTAAGGGGATTTTGGCAAATTGCCAGATGCGTTCTTGACCGTTTTGTTCTTCGACCACACAGGTGCAAGTCCCCATTTGGCTATCTAAAAAGCAGCGATTAAAAGCAGGTGAAGTTGTTGGTGATTGTGGGAGAAAATTGTTATGGGGTAAAGCTTCATGCTTCAATGCCCAAGTATGTTCTACGGAATTAAATTTGAATTGAGATAATGTGCCATCTTCACTATAGGGAACTTTCACCGCCGTTTGACTGACATATTCTGGTTGTTTGGCTGAAGCTGGCGACAGGATATGTGCGACTTGTCGCCGCACATCTTCGGGATCTTTTAAACCTCCCAACTGTTGCCACCAAGCTGGGTTTTGGGTGACGATTTCTCCCGTACTGGTTTGCAGCATCAATGGCCAAGGCAGTTGTTCGAGTAACTTGATCAGGGGTTTGTGGCGCAATGGCTGAAATGAATGAGTTTTGCGCGATCGCCAGTGAGTTTTGACTTTAGAACTGTTGGTGTCTGGGGTTTCTCTGGATACCTGACCAACTGAACTCAAGAAATTAGCGGCTGTTTTGCCTGCTTTTTCCTGGGCTAATAATCTTAATAAACGACTGCTATCTAACAAACCTAAAAATTTGCCTTCACCATCAACCAATGTGCAGTTCACATTATGGCTAGATGGGGCGGAATAGTATCGCAAAAACTGTACAAATTGCTCAACGCGATCGCTGGCTGCGAATATTTGTAATGGCTCAAAAATGCTGTGCTTCCACAGGGTTAAGGGCTGTTGCAGTAAATCCAAATATTGTTCTTCTGGGGATTCGAGCAGCAGTTTTTGGCTTAACTGGACGGAGTTTAACAACCCTATTGGTTCTTGCAGTTGATTAACTACTACTAAGCGATCGCACTGTTCTTGCTCAAAAACTTCTAAAGCCGCTACTAACGTACTTGTTTCACCACATTTAGGTACGGTTGCTAGAAAGTTATAAAGCGGGTACTGTAGCATTGACATAAGGCTTTGGGGTTAATTCTTCCTCTAGCAGCGTTGAGCTTGAGCATTGGCGATCGGATAAATCATGTTCGCGCTGACAATAACATCCTCATCAACAAACTCATTTCCCCAATTCTTGTTTGAGCCTTAAGACCATTGCCGTGGTAAATTTAATTGTTCCAGCCCTGCCTTGCTGGTTGACTTTGCCTTTGCCACTTTATAACTTTGGGGAAATAACCTAAAAGTGTTTTACTAGTGTTGTCACGTTTGATCAAGAGTGACAGCTAAAACAATTATGGCTCTCAAGACTCGCTTTAGAACCTTGAGGAATTATAATGATTTAGAATGCAAGCCTACTTTAAGTTAGTTTAAGTATCCTATCAAGGGGTGAAATCAAAAAATCTACATTCTGATGGATATACATAATATGCGAATCTCAATCAACTAATGTACCCTCTATAACGAACACCTCATCTTCCTGCTTACTTGTTTTCTGTAGTCGTTGAGCCACTATAGAAATTGGTTTATCTAGAGCGGTAATTAAGAATTGACTAACAACTTAACTAAATTATTAGTCAGATTCTCTCAAGTTTCTCTCAAACTTTGTTCAACTTAACCAACTCTGGTTGGAGTGATTCAGCAAGATGTTTAAATATATAAATGCTACTACCTATACTATTTTTCCAACCAAATGTTAAAAAAATTTTAGATAACCTAGTTCAACTAGGTACAAAACCACCATTTAACCCAAGCCGTGAGTACTCTTTTGGGCATAGTTCCGCTCAATTTAGCACATCTGCTCTTGTGTCTGCCACCACAGCTAGACTTTACTCCTTACTAAATTGGTTGCCAGCGAATCTTAATCAAAATTTTATAGACAAATATTTTTACGTGTTTGCGTGCCAGCAGCAAAAACCACAACAGGTTTTTCAGCAAATGACTCAAGTGGATCAGCAGGTATTATTACAACAAATTAAATCTGATTATCGCCAGATTCTTATAGATTACTTTACTACAGACAAAACCTTGAAAGAAAAAATCGATAAATTCATCAATACAGTATTTTGTGCTAATATTCCTGTGCCTCAAATCATCGAAATTCACATGGAACTCATTGACGAGTTTTCTAAACAGCTAAAATTAGAAGGAAGGAGTGATGAGACATTACTAGATTACCGTTTGACTCTCATAGATATCTTGGCTCACCTATGTGAAGCTTATAGATGTGCAATTTCTAAATAGGTCATTAAACATATCAGCAACAGTCATCAACACCAAAAACTATGTATTTCTCTAAAATCACTAAACTTAGATTTTAGTTTTTATGTTTAAGTTCATCTTTTTATGAATAAAGCCAGAAAAACTTATGTTCTCAAACTTTATGTCGCTGGGAACACCCCTAACTCAGTCCGGGCATTAAAAACACTAAAGAACATATTAGAGCAAGAATTCCAAGGTGTTTATGCACTCAAAGTCATTGATGTAATGAAAAATCCCCAACTAGCTGAAGAAGATAAAATCTTAGCGACACCAACATTATCAAAAATTTTGCCGCCTCCAGTGCGGAAAATTATTGGTGATCTTTCAGATCGAGAAAGAGTGTTAATTGGATTAGATTTATTGTATGAAGAACTAAGTGAAGAAGACTGGGAAGAATCCCAAAACCTTTAATCTAATTTTTTTTGCAGACAAATTAGTACCTTTAGTAAGAGAAAAACTGGGTTAAAAGCCCTATTTATGATCAAGCAATGAGTGAAAACGAGCAAAAAGAGCAGAACCCGACACCAATTGGTGGTGTAGAAAAAATTCGGACAATGATCGAGGGGTTTGACGATATTAGTCATGGTGGTTTACCAGTCGGTAGAACTACCTTGGTTAGTGGCACCTCTGGTACAGGTAAAACCTTATTATCCCTTCAGTTTTTATATAACGGCATTACTTATTTTGATGAGCCTGGTGTATTTGTCACCTTTGAAGAATCGCCTAGCGACATTATCAAAAATGCTCATATTTTTGGTTGGAACTTACAACGCTTAATGGATGAAGGTAAGTTATTCATTCTCGATGCCTCACCAGATCCTGAAGGTCAAGATATTGTCGGTAATTTTGACCTTTCGGCATTAATTGAGCGACTACAATATGCTATTCGGAAATATAAAGCCAAACGTGTGTCTATTGATTCGATTACCGCCGTATTTCAACAATACGAAGCAGTGGGAGTCGTCAGACGCGAAATTTTCCGCTTGGTAGCTCGGCTGAAACAGTTGAATGTTACTACCATCATTACCACAGAACGAAGTGAAGAATATGGCCCTGTGGCTTCTTTTGGAGTTGAGGAATTTGTTTCGGATAACGTGGTAATTGTGCGGAATGTACTAGAAGGAGAACGTCGGCGACGGACGACGGAAATTCTCAAGTTACGGGGTACAACCCACATGAAAGGTGAGTATCCTTTTACCATTACTAATGCTGGAGTCAACATCTTTCCTCTGGGCGCAATGCGCTTAACTCAAAGGTCTTCTAATGTCCGCGTTTCCTCTGGTGTCAAAACACTGGATGAAATGTGTGGTGGTGGTTTCTTTAAAGATTCGATTATTTTAGCCACCGGAGCAACCGGTACTGGGAAAACATTACTTGTAAGTAAATTTTTACAAGATGGTTGTGTGAATGGTGAACGTGCCATTTTATTTGCTTACGAAGAATCACGCGCTCAACTTTCACGGAATGCTTCTTCTTGGGGAATTGATTTTGAAGAATTAGAACATCAGGGGTTACTCAAAATCATTTGTACTTATCCCGAATCAACTGGTTTAGAAGATCACTTGCAAATTATTAAGTCAGAAATTGCTAACTTTAAACCAGCAAGAATAGCCATTGATTCACTTTCAGCTTTAGCCAGAGGTGTAAGTAATAACGCTTTTCGTCAGTTTGTGATTGGCGTAACTGGTTATGCCAAACAAGAAGAAATCACTGGCTTTTTTACCAATACAACTGACCAATTTATGGGTTCTCATTCTATTACTGACTCACATATTTCTACAATTACTGACACAATTTTGATGTTGCAGTACGTAGAAATTCGTGGGGAAATGTCGCGGGCAATTAACGTGTTTAAAATGCGAGGTTCCTGGCACGATAAGGGAATTCGTGAGTATAATATTACGGCTGACGGCCCAGAAATTAAAGATTCTTTCAGGAATTATGAACGGATTGTGAGTGGTGCGCCTACCCGCGTTAGCATCGACGAAAAGGCAGAACTTTCTCGCATAGTCAGAAGTTTTGAAGACAAAAGGAGTACCGATTCCTAAATTTGGTATCGTGCTATATCCCTTCTTCAATTTAGTATCGTGCTATATTCTGTGGTGAAGAAAAGGTTTCTGCCGCTAGATTGATTTTCGTGTGAGGGGATGCGGTGAAAGGACAGCAATTATTTCATAACAGACAGCAATTATTTCATACTTTCTTACCTGGCGTAACAATGGCGGTATTAACAGCCCAACCCGCCTTGGCTAACACAGTAAAAGTAAGTAACGTACAACAAAAACCTGCGCCTAGTGTTGTGACTTTAACTGAAAGTCATAACATAGTAGCAGATAACACTCAACTGCCTAAAACTGCAAACCAGATGTTTCCAGATGCAGGCTCTAATTCTGAGTCTACTGCCTTGAATGTGCCTACTTTAAATAGTCAAAGTCACCCAGGCACATCCACAGAAAATACTGGTATGACACTGGCACAAATACCTCAGAAACATCCAGTTGGTTTTGCCAATTCGACACCGACTTTGAATTTTTCTCCAAAGTCAGAGCCGCGTAATGCACGCAGAATTCAAAAACCCAAAAAATCAGCGACTGCGGCGAGAGAGAAGTTTAATCATACATCTGTCAATTCTGCTACTTTCCCAGTTTCTGCTATTCAAAAAAAACCTGTTTTCTTATCTTCGATTCAACAGTCCGCAGCGTCACAGCCAAATTTAAAAACTCAGTTGCCCATAGCCCAACCAACGGTATTTAAGGGTGCAGGGGCGGCGCAATTGTTAGCAGCACGCAGTTGCTCACAACAAATCGGGATATCGACGGCGCTATCTTTGTACTCTAGAGGTTGTGAGCAGCAAAAATTAACTGGAGAGCTAACGGCACAAAACAATACAGTTGCACCAGAACCGACGGAAGCAGCGCCAGACGCGACAACTGTGCCGAGTACTAGTGATTCTGGTGCTACGCCAGTGGAGACAGCACCAACAGCTACTCCAACTCCTGTTGTAGAACCTGCCAATGCTCCCCAGCCCAGCAATACTAGTCCAACGCCTGTTGTAGAACCTGCTAATGCTCCCCAGCCCAGTAATGCTAGTCCAGCTGCTACTGATGCTGTCCAAGTTCCAGAAAACTTGATTCCGACGGCTAATCCTCTGCAATTTCCGACAAAAGCCGAGGAAGTGACTGTTCAAGGTAATCAACCAATTTCTTTAGAACAGGCTTTGGCGGTAGCGCGACGGAATAATCGAGAACTACAGATATCGGTATTGCAGTTAGAACGTAGTCGAGGAGCTTTACGGGAAGCCCAAGCTGCTTTGTATCCAACTTTGGATTTGAATGCGGATATTACTCGCAGTCAGTCGGCTTCTAGTCAGCTACAAGATACGTTAAATGGTCGAGCCGGGTTAAGTTCTAACAGTGATGAACCTAGCACTGGTTTCAATGGTCAGGCGCAGTTGACGTATAACATTTATACTTCGGGAAGACGGCAAGCGGCGATTAAAGAAGCTGAGGAACAGGTACGTTTCAATGAATTGGATGTGGAACGTCAGTCTGAGGAAATTCGCCTGAATGTGACTACCCAGTATTACGACTTGCAAGAAGCCGATGAGCAAGTACGGATTAACCAGTCAGCAGTAGAAAATGCTCAAGCGAGTTTGCGTGATGCGGAAGCCTTAGAGCGTGCGGGTGTTGGGACTCGCTTTGATGTTTTGCGATCGCAAGTTAACTTAGCCAATGCTCAACAAGACTTAACTAATGCAATTTCCAATCAGCTAATAGCCCGACGACAGTTAGTCACTACCCTGAGTTTGCCACAAGATATTACTATTAGTGCGGCAGATACAGTGCAGTTAGCTGGTTTGTGGAATCGGTCATTAGAAGAAAGTATTGTTTTGGCCTTTCAAAACCGTCCAGAACTACAACAGCAGTTGGCACAACGGAAAATTAGCGAACAACAGCGCCGACAAGCCTTAGCAGCGAATTTACCACAATTGAGTTTTATTGCTAACTACAACTTGTTGGATCAGTTTGACGATAGTGTCAGCATTACTGATGGTTATTCTGTTGGGGTGAGAGCAAGTTGGAACTTGTTTGATGGTGGTGCAGCACGGGCTAGAGCATCTCAAGCCAAAACCAATATTGCGATCGCAGAAACCAACTTTGCCGAGCAGCGTAACCAAATCCGCTTCCAAGTAGAACAGGCTTTTTCTACCCAACGGTCTAATTTAGACAACGTGCAAACCGCTAACACAGCCTTAGAACAAGCCAGAGAAGCTCTACGTCTGGCGCGGTTACGCTTCCAAGCTGGGGTGGGTACACAAACTGATGTAATTAACTCCGAAACTGACTTAACAAGAGCAGAAGGTAATCGAGTCACCGCTATCTTAAATTACAACCGGGCTTTAGCTCGATTACAGCGTGCAGTTACTATTAGGTCATTTCGTTAATTAGTCAGTAGTCAATGGTCAATAGTGATAGCAGGTTACAGGTGATAGAGTTAAAAGTCTTTGACTGTCATAAGTTTGATTGTTCACTGATGTCTTAACCACCTGGACTACTGTTATATCGCTGGAGTTGAAATTTTTAACTCTTGACTATTGACTCTAGACTATTGACTATGGACTATTGACTACAGACTACTCATGACTCAAGTGACATCTCAAGAAATTGCCTTATTTCGTTCTCAGTTAGCAGATGATCCTGTAGCTATGGAAGCACTGGATTTGATTGAAGACTGTGAAGGAGATTTAGAAGATGCAGCTATGACACTCGCTATCAAAGCCGGACAAGAACCAGAACAAGCAAATTCTGAATGGTTGGATGCTTTGGCGAAAAAGTGGCGGGCGGTAATTTGTGAATCAGAATTTAGAGAAGAATTGTTAAATAGCTCGATTTTAGGGATGATGGCACATCTCAAAACAATGCCTACCTTCCCTAAAATTTTGGCGACACCAGTTTTAATCTACGTCCTCAAGCAAGGTGTGAACAATTTTTGTGAACCACTGGATAGGATTAAGTTGGAAGTAGGGAGTGGGGAGTAGCACCTCGACTTCTCCTGTCGGAGACGCTGCGCGAACGCTCGGCGACCAAGGCAGAAGGCAGACAGGGAGCAGGGGGAGAAATTTTACTCAGCACTCAGCACTTCAGACTCAGCACTCCAGACTCAGCACTCAGCACTTTTTTCCTGATACCCTGTTAATTAAGGCGAACTTCTTTCAGGAAACTGTTGTTAGATCAATGAATTACCTTGTTGCTGTATTACCAGACCGTATCCAAGCTGAAGCTGCTTATTTAGCACTAGAAAAAGACAGCATCAATAGCACAATCTTAGGTAGGGGATATAAAACTGCTGACGAGTTTGGTTTGATTGATCCCAAAGAGCAAGCTAAGAAGCAAGCAAAACTGATGACATTTTGGTTAGTACCGTTTGGTTTTTTTGCTGGTTTTACCTTCAGTTTCATTACTGGGTTAAATACCTTTGCTTGGGCTGGTGAAATTGGTAATCACGTTGTTGGGGGATTACTGGGGGCTGGTAGTGGCGCTATGGGTGCTGTGTTTGTTGGTGGTGGAGTAGGTTTGATTACAGGTAGTGGAGATGCGCTACCTTATCGCAACCGCTTGGATGCTGGTAAGTATTTAATCGTGGTTCAGGGTTCGGAAACTCTGACTCGCCAAGCCACCAGAATACTACGTCAGTTTGAGCCAGAAAATATTCAA includes these proteins:
- the kaiB gene encoding circadian clock protein KaiB, which gives rise to MNKARKTYVLKLYVAGNTPNSVRALKTLKNILEQEFQGVYALKVIDVMKNPQLAEEDKILATPTLSKILPPPVRKIIGDLSDRERVLIGLDLLYEELSEEDWEESQNL
- a CDS encoding TolC family protein produces the protein MKGQQLFHNRQQLFHTFLPGVTMAVLTAQPALANTVKVSNVQQKPAPSVVTLTESHNIVADNTQLPKTANQMFPDAGSNSESTALNVPTLNSQSHPGTSTENTGMTLAQIPQKHPVGFANSTPTLNFSPKSEPRNARRIQKPKKSATAAREKFNHTSVNSATFPVSAIQKKPVFLSSIQQSAASQPNLKTQLPIAQPTVFKGAGAAQLLAARSCSQQIGISTALSLYSRGCEQQKLTGELTAQNNTVAPEPTEAAPDATTVPSTSDSGATPVETAPTATPTPVVEPANAPQPSNTSPTPVVEPANAPQPSNASPAATDAVQVPENLIPTANPLQFPTKAEEVTVQGNQPISLEQALAVARRNNRELQISVLQLERSRGALREAQAALYPTLDLNADITRSQSASSQLQDTLNGRAGLSSNSDEPSTGFNGQAQLTYNIYTSGRRQAAIKEAEEQVRFNELDVERQSEEIRLNVTTQYYDLQEADEQVRINQSAVENAQASLRDAEALERAGVGTRFDVLRSQVNLANAQQDLTNAISNQLIARRQLVTTLSLPQDITISAADTVQLAGLWNRSLEESIVLAFQNRPELQQQLAQRKISEQQRRQALAANLPQLSFIANYNLLDQFDDSVSITDGYSVGVRASWNLFDGGAARARASQAKTNIAIAETNFAEQRNQIRFQVEQAFSTQRSNLDNVQTANTALEQAREALRLARLRFQAGVGTQTDVINSETDLTRAEGNRVTAILNYNRALARLQRAVTIRSFR
- the kaiC gene encoding circadian clock protein KaiC; its protein translation is MSENEQKEQNPTPIGGVEKIRTMIEGFDDISHGGLPVGRTTLVSGTSGTGKTLLSLQFLYNGITYFDEPGVFVTFEESPSDIIKNAHIFGWNLQRLMDEGKLFILDASPDPEGQDIVGNFDLSALIERLQYAIRKYKAKRVSIDSITAVFQQYEAVGVVRREIFRLVARLKQLNVTTIITTERSEEYGPVASFGVEEFVSDNVVIVRNVLEGERRRRTTEILKLRGTTHMKGEYPFTITNAGVNIFPLGAMRLTQRSSNVRVSSGVKTLDEMCGGGFFKDSIILATGATGTGKTLLVSKFLQDGCVNGERAILFAYEESRAQLSRNASSWGIDFEELEHQGLLKIICTYPESTGLEDHLQIIKSEIANFKPARIAIDSLSALARGVSNNAFRQFVIGVTGYAKQEEITGFFTNTTDQFMGSHSITDSHISTITDTILMLQYVEIRGEMSRAINVFKMRGSWHDKGIREYNITADGPEIKDSFRNYERIVSGAPTRVSIDEKAELSRIVRSFEDKRSTDS
- a CDS encoding cupin domain-containing protein, with protein sequence MNTSILTTQQQPEVIVNPVTGDRMTILETGAAYSKIRFDLPPKAKGSPLHYHTKMSETFTVLQGCLEMEFGHKGNRRTLYAGESLHVPAGVHHSFHNPSDDWVAFTSENKPAAGFEQFIRSMYGLAIDGKVNHEGMPTNLLYFALLLKKADIVLVGIPRVVQTLLVGVLVRLGDLISVERSLVKYWHK
- a CDS encoding ATP-binding protein, whose translation is MSMLQYPLYNFLATVPKCGETSTLVAALEVFEQEQCDRLVVVNQLQEPIGLLNSVQLSQKLLLESPEEQYLDLLQQPLTLWKHSIFEPLQIFAASDRVEQFVQFLRYYSAPSSHNVNCTLVDGEGKFLGLLDSSRLLRLLAQEKAGKTAANFLSSVGQVSRETPDTNSSKVKTHWRSRKTHSFQPLRHKPLIKLLEQLPWPLMLQTSTGEIVTQNPAWWQQLGGLKDPEDVRRQVAHILSPASAKQPEYVSQTAVKVPYSEDGTLSQFKFNSVEHTWALKHEALPHNNFLPQSPTTSPAFNRCFLDSQMGTCTCVVEEQNGQERIWQFAKIPLDSPDLRVLEEVAAENHHHLWLVLGTDVTEQQQLCKELAAKNADLIQLNRLKDEFLACISHELKTPLTAVLGLSRLLVDQQLGELNERQARYAGLIHQSGRHLMSVVNDILDLTRMETGQMELTLAPVNVQAVCDRALAEVTAIHTQSSKTVPSNPAHISPPVPKFTLAIEQGLEQMVADELRLRQMLVHLLSNAFKFTEISGEIGLRVSRWEGWIAFTIWDTGIGIPEHQQHLIFQKFQQLENPLTRQFEGTGLGLVLTRALARLHGGDVSFLSQEGKGSQFTLLLPPSPPTTGFTDPEISNQEDRTQQNLGTQKVPLAVTSPSNSNQHLPGCSQRLVLIVEAVARYIEDLAEKLKGLGYRVIIARSGTEAVEKARRLQPQAIFLNPLLPLLSGWDVLTLVKSDLATRHIPIIITATGAEKEQAFANQAEGFLSLPIENQALAPLLDKLCAKPSIPTSEVGRTPTTTNNQPLRILRLVDPELTSINPHPSLREHRVIEVDNLDQAELLARVWQFDVILLDIEGSLAQSYLQQLTQHPRLIALPLVTCDVATSLAASQIPGLSVFPCLTPFGKNNHSRLDKLDPLLSVLQIASGICCPPSILVVDLTTLHDLPQIRRKQVRHDRTLKNAATNHVTSERGSEWFQALIQYLQTAGLKAAIGRCWAEVNQQIRHNSVDLLLICLGEAPIHQDVLKALKALKFVTVNLPPILVLDQRSQREPGNFPAEIKQNKHSNRDHVDQSLRAIATEILPRSISMEDLLHHINQALLQHQQAKS
- a CDS encoding KaiA family protein, whose product is MLLPILFFQPNVKKILDNLVQLGTKPPFNPSREYSFGHSSAQFSTSALVSATTARLYSLLNWLPANLNQNFIDKYFYVFACQQQKPQQVFQQMTQVDQQVLLQQIKSDYRQILIDYFTTDKTLKEKIDKFINTVFCANIPVPQIIEIHMELIDEFSKQLKLEGRSDETLLDYRLTLIDILAHLCEAYRCAISK
- a CDS encoding AraC family transcriptional regulator → MCITPCVVRFDYTSTINFLPNSELTSPAKKLTNRAIFVICTNSTTLQNFQLCHLSPATCSLSPPTPMKEATFSVYLTRGIVQFAAAKYGIDADSLCKDVGIDPILLKMPDQQITGSLHSALWREVIKRTGDENFALHLGEAFNLATFGILGYVLVNCQTFGEALEKFSRYTRLFSQGAYIHFTVADGLVFCDCDIVQDLKNYLLEQPQYAIESTFTSLLTATKFLTGKQLYLHTVWFQYPHPAETAEYERIFQTGLHFSMPTNRIIFDANCLNWAVLSANSNLLSMFEQHAQTMLDAMNQEDNYTRRVVQEILQQLKANLPTLETVARSLAVSVRQLQRELQTEGTSYQELLDNTRKELALRHLKNPATPIQDVAFLLGFSEPSAFNRAFKKWTGQTPRNYRLSYC